From a region of the Odoribacter splanchnicus DSM 20712 genome:
- the pruA gene encoding L-glutamate gamma-semialdehyde dehydrogenase yields the protein MPKGVYKLPNITNEPIKSYAPGSPERAALKEKLNEIHNQVVDIPMIIGGKEIRTDKLADIRPPHDHQHLLGHYHQGDASHVQLAIDAAMKAKPAWEKMNWESRAAIFLKAAELIAGPYRQILNAVTMLGQSKNAFQAEIDCVCELADFYRFNVKNMYDLYHMQPNSSAGIWDRTVWRPLEGFVFALTPFNFTSIAGNLPGAPALMGNVCVWKPSKTAVYSAYIVMKILQEAGLPDGVINLVYCSGPTASDVIFSNKDFAGIHFTGSTGVFNDIWATIVKNIGKYRSYPRIVGETGGKDYVFADPTAKALPVATALIRGAFEYQGQKCSAASRAYIPSNIWPEVKALMQADLNKIKTGGVEDFSNFVNAVIDEASFDKLAKAIDDAQASPDAEVILGGKYDKSKGYFIYPTVIQAKKPDYITMREELFGPVLTIYVYEPDQIEETLDLLDAGSAYALTGAIFSNDRANIEKLTERLTHTAGNFYINDKPTGAVVDQQPFGGGRASGTNDKAGSVFNLLRWVSPQCIKETFIPATNYMYPNFLES from the coding sequence ATGCCTAAAGGAGTTTACAAATTACCAAACATTACCAATGAACCGATAAAAAGTTATGCTCCGGGATCTCCCGAACGCGCAGCATTAAAAGAAAAATTAAACGAGATCCATAATCAGGTAGTCGACATCCCGATGATCATCGGTGGCAAAGAAATCCGGACCGATAAACTGGCCGACATTCGTCCGCCTCATGATCACCAGCATTTATTAGGGCATTATCACCAAGGAGATGCCTCCCATGTACAATTAGCTATCGACGCTGCAATGAAAGCAAAACCGGCTTGGGAAAAGATGAACTGGGAAAGCCGGGCTGCTATTTTTCTGAAAGCGGCAGAGCTGATTGCCGGTCCTTACCGTCAGATTTTAAATGCCGTGACGATGTTGGGACAATCCAAGAATGCTTTTCAGGCAGAGATCGACTGTGTTTGTGAATTGGCTGATTTCTATCGTTTCAATGTTAAAAATATGTACGATCTTTATCATATGCAACCCAACTCGTCGGCAGGCATCTGGGATCGTACGGTATGGCGCCCGTTAGAAGGTTTCGTATTTGCCCTGACTCCGTTCAATTTCACTTCTATTGCCGGTAATTTGCCGGGAGCTCCTGCTTTAATGGGAAATGTTTGTGTATGGAAACCTTCGAAAACTGCAGTCTATTCAGCTTATATCGTCATGAAAATATTACAGGAAGCCGGTCTGCCCGACGGTGTGATCAACTTGGTATACTGTTCAGGCCCGACAGCTTCAGACGTAATATTCAGCAATAAGGACTTTGCCGGTATTCATTTCACCGGTTCTACCGGAGTATTCAATGACATCTGGGCTACTATCGTTAAAAACATCGGTAAATATCGTTCTTATCCACGTATCGTCGGTGAAACCGGAGGTAAAGATTATGTTTTTGCCGACCCGACAGCTAAAGCACTACCGGTAGCGACAGCTTTAATCCGGGGAGCCTTTGAATATCAGGGACAAAAATGTTCTGCCGCTTCACGCGCTTACATTCCTTCCAACATCTGGCCGGAAGTAAAAGCTTTGATGCAGGCAGATTTGAATAAAATCAAAACCGGAGGAGTCGAAGATTTCAGTAACTTCGTCAATGCTGTGATAGATGAAGCTTCTTTCGACAAACTGGCCAAAGCAATCGATGATGCGCAAGCTTCGCCCGATGCCGAAGTGATCCTGGGAGGCAAATACGATAAATCCAAAGGCTACTTTATTTACCCGACTGTTATCCAAGCCAAGAAACCGGACTATATTACGATGCGCGAAGAATTGTTCGGTCCGGTATTGACGATCTACGTATACGAACCCGATCAAATAGAGGAAACGCTCGACCTGCTGGATGCCGGTTCAGCTTATGCCTTGACCGGAGCTATTTTCTCCAACGACAGAGCTAACATCGAAAAATTGACCGAACGCCTGACACATACAGCCGGCAATTTCTACATCAACGACAAACCTACCGGAGCTGTCGTCGACCAGCAACCTTTCGGCGGCGGCCGGGCTTCCGGAACCAACGATAAAGCCGGATCCGTGTTCAACCTGCTGAGATGGGTATCTCCACAATGTATCAAAGAAACCTTCATCCCCGCAACCAACTACATGTATCCGAATTTTTTGGAAAGCTAA
- a CDS encoding alpha-L-fucosidase — protein MYTLPARYGWVMRYEKILVEDSEKYFDLFDPDLYNPREWAKMAKAAGMKYAVITTKHHEGFCLFKTDYTDYQALNPPLCRKDLIREWVETFRAEGLKVGFYYSLPDWHHPDFEIDRIHPQVPKDPIGIAVR, from the coding sequence TTGTACACCTTGCCTGCCAGATATGGGTGGGTGATGCGCTATGAGAAGATTCTGGTGGAAGATTCTGAAAAGTATTTCGACTTGTTCGATCCGGATTTGTATAATCCGCGTGAGTGGGCAAAGATGGCGAAGGCTGCGGGTATGAAGTATGCGGTGATCACCACCAAGCACCACGAAGGTTTTTGTCTGTTCAAAACTGATTATACGGACTATCAGGCCCTGAACCCTCCCTTGTGCCGCAAGGATTTGATCAGGGAGTGGGTGGAGACTTTCCGGGCGGAAGGACTGAAGGTGGGGTTTTATTACAGTCTGCCGGATTGGCACCATCCGGACTTTGAGATTGACCGGATTCATCCGCAGGTACCTAAAGATCCGATCGGAATTGCGGTTCGGTAA
- a CDS encoding lipopolysaccharide biosynthesis protein codes for MAGIKSLAKDTAIYGMSSIIGKFLNWCLTPLYTYLLVPAEYGIVVYLYAWIGTMLVLLTYGLETGFFRYANDSSKGDPQTVYSTCMTSLGITTCLFLILVFSFLSPISGALQYGQHQDYIGMIAIIIALDVFSALPFAYLRYRLRPLRFAFLKLLNIALTIIFNLFFLVVCPVIYKNHPDLISWFYRPDYGAGYILVSNVIASFVLLLLLTPEIFRIRWHFDWRLLKEILHYSFPLLILGLAGIMNQNLDKILYPYLLSDPQVAADQLGIYGANVKIAVVMIMFTQAFRYAYEPFIFAKTKGEDKRTTYAMAMKYFVIVDLLIFLGVMFYLDIIRYFIDPRYFVGLRVVPIIMLAELFSGIFFNLSLWYKLTDRTQWGVYFSLIGLVIIVVLNVLFVPKFGYIACAWAAFACYFVMMFLSWLVGQKYYPIHYDLKSIGKYLFLALVLYGIAVSVPIENMLLRLGFRTILLFIYLIYLIRHDLPLNQIPYLNKLISKKQK; via the coding sequence ATGGCAGGAATAAAAAGTTTAGCCAAGGACACGGCCATTTATGGTATGAGCAGCATCATCGGGAAATTTTTAAACTGGTGTCTGACTCCTTTGTATACCTACTTGCTTGTCCCGGCCGAATACGGGATTGTCGTTTACTTGTATGCCTGGATCGGTACCATGCTCGTACTTCTGACTTACGGTCTGGAAACCGGTTTTTTCCGGTATGCCAACGACTCTTCTAAAGGAGATCCCCAAACCGTATACTCCACTTGTATGACTTCGCTCGGGATCACGACCTGTCTGTTTCTGATCTTGGTTTTCAGCTTCTTATCCCCCATATCGGGAGCATTACAATACGGGCAGCACCAAGATTACATCGGGATGATCGCCATAATCATCGCCCTGGATGTTTTCAGTGCCCTTCCCTTTGCCTATTTGCGTTACCGCTTACGTCCCCTCCGTTTTGCTTTCCTGAAATTATTGAATATCGCACTCACTATCATTTTCAATTTATTTTTTCTGGTAGTTTGTCCGGTCATTTATAAAAATCATCCCGACTTGATCTCCTGGTTTTACCGGCCTGATTATGGAGCGGGGTATATTTTGGTTTCCAATGTGATCGCTTCCTTCGTATTGTTGTTGTTGCTGACTCCTGAAATATTCAGGATACGCTGGCATTTCGACTGGCGGTTGTTAAAAGAAATCCTGCATTACTCTTTCCCGCTATTGATTCTGGGATTAGCAGGTATCATGAACCAAAATCTGGATAAAATCCTATATCCTTATCTATTGTCCGACCCCCAGGTTGCTGCCGATCAATTGGGAATATACGGAGCCAACGTCAAAATCGCAGTAGTCATGATCATGTTCACCCAAGCCTTCCGTTATGCATACGAACCTTTTATTTTTGCCAAAACCAAAGGAGAAGATAAACGTACAACTTATGCCATGGCGATGAAATACTTTGTCATCGTAGATTTACTCATTTTTCTAGGAGTTATGTTCTACCTGGACATTATCCGGTATTTCATCGATCCCCGTTATTTTGTCGGTTTAAGAGTAGTACCGATTATTATGTTGGCAGAATTGTTTTCAGGTATATTTTTCAATCTTTCGCTGTGGTACAAACTCACGGACCGTACCCAGTGGGGGGTATATTTTTCTTTGATCGGTCTGGTCATTATCGTGGTCCTCAACGTTCTGTTCGTACCGAAATTCGGTTATATCGCATGTGCCTGGGCTGCTTTTGCCTGTTATTTTGTGATGATGTTTCTTTCCTGGCTGGTGGGGCAAAAATATTATCCCATCCATTACGATCTGAAATCCATCGGAAAATATTTGTTTTTGGCTTTGGTGCTATATGGCATTGCCGTCAGTGTCCCTATCGAAAACATGTTGCTGCGTTTGGGGTTCCGGACCATCCTGTTATTTATCTATCTGATTTATCTGATCAGGCACGACCTGCCGTTGAATCAGATTCCCTATCTCAACAAACTGATTTCTAAAAAACAAAAGTAA
- a CDS encoding DUF389 domain-containing protein has product MAFIDVLEQFRNYLKGILDSSNERENEAETIDNIRKGINFKGSNLWVLIFAIFIASLGLNVNSTAVIIGAMLISPLMGPIMGIGLGVGINDFELIKTSFRNLAIATIFGILTSTLYFLISPLNEARSELLARTTPTIYDVLIAFFGGLAGIVASSTRLKGNVIPGVAIATALMPPLCTAGFGIASGNLTYFFGAFYLYMINSVFIAFATTLGVKLMHFSKKTFVDPVRGKKVQQIVYTIIFVTMVPSIYITYNMIKTNIFETNANRFITNEINFPNTFVVNKHILQDSISVTLIGKEVPEDYLAILRQKLSQYKLEGTRLSVLQGLTQEKEKGQKDELDNMILQDFYKHNQNKVLRQENEIIRLRAQLNSYSNYDSLGLKITPEIKILFPKVETIGLSKMIRNRIATSQSDTLTVAILSYTQRLTPEEKQQLHAWLTTRLNVGKLEIVTENQ; this is encoded by the coding sequence ATGGCTTTTATTGATGTATTGGAACAATTCCGGAATTATCTGAAAGGCATTCTGGACTCTTCGAACGAAAGGGAAAATGAGGCGGAGACCATCGACAATATCCGTAAAGGAATCAATTTCAAAGGCAGTAACCTTTGGGTATTGATTTTTGCCATCTTTATCGCTTCCCTGGGACTCAATGTAAATTCCACGGCAGTGATCATCGGTGCCATGTTGATCTCCCCTTTAATGGGACCGATCATGGGTATCGGCTTAGGGGTCGGAATCAACGACTTTGAATTGATCAAAACCTCTTTCCGGAATCTGGCTATCGCCACTATTTTCGGTATCCTGACTTCCACCCTTTATTTCCTGATCTCTCCACTCAACGAAGCCCGTTCCGAGCTATTAGCCCGGACCACTCCTACCATCTACGATGTGCTTATTGCTTTCTTCGGCGGACTGGCCGGCATCGTCGCTTCAAGCACGCGTCTGAAAGGAAATGTGATCCCCGGTGTAGCCATCGCTACCGCTTTGATGCCTCCCCTCTGTACTGCGGGATTCGGTATCGCCAGTGGTAACCTGACTTATTTTTTCGGAGCTTTTTACCTCTATATGATCAACTCTGTCTTTATCGCCTTCGCCACCACGCTGGGAGTCAAACTCATGCATTTTTCTAAAAAGACTTTTGTAGATCCCGTACGGGGCAAGAAAGTACAGCAGATCGTTTACACCATCATTTTTGTGACTATGGTACCCAGTATCTACATCACTTACAACATGATCAAAACCAATATCTTCGAAACAAACGCCAACCGTTTTATCACCAATGAAATCAATTTTCCGAATACTTTCGTAGTCAATAAGCACATCCTGCAAGACAGTATTTCCGTCACCTTGATCGGTAAGGAAGTGCCCGAAGACTACCTGGCGATATTACGTCAAAAACTATCCCAATACAAACTGGAAGGTACTCGTCTATCGGTTCTCCAGGGACTGACACAGGAAAAAGAAAAAGGACAAAAAGATGAGCTGGATAACATGATCCTACAGGATTTTTACAAGCACAATCAAAATAAAGTATTACGGCAAGAGAACGAAATCATCCGCCTGCGGGCTCAATTGAACAGTTATTCCAATTACGATTCCCTGGGCCTGAAAATTACCCCCGAGATCAAAATTCTATTTCCCAAGGTGGAAACGATCGGCTTATCGAAAATGATCAGGAATCGGATTGCAACTTCACAATCCGACACCCTGACAGTAGCGATTCTATCCTACACACAAAGGCTGACGCCAGAAGAAAAGCAGCAATTACACGCCTGGCTTACTACCCGGCTAAATGTCGGGAAGCTGGAAATCGTTACGGAAAATCAGTAA
- the recG gene encoding ATP-dependent DNA helicase RecG, with translation MELAGLNIKFLPGVGEKKAAVLYEELQVQSYEDMLYHVPFKYIDRSKIYSIAELNGRLPYIQIKAKIRNLKTIGEGKALRMTATAYDETGTLELVWFKGFKFLTNQIEPDKEYLIFGQPSEFNHKLNIVHPEIDSFEKASQLLVGFQAVYPTTEKMKKAFLNSKAISKIQDSIFKTIKGKISETLPAWFIQQHKLMYLHEALYNIHFPENPDMLRKALFRLKFEELFYIQLNILKLKYKRKTYFKGHEFKTIGEYFNTFYHRYLPFELTDAQKRVIKEIRQDCGSGKQMNRLLQGDVGSGKTLVAVMCMLMALDNCCQTCLMAPTEILATQHYETIQGMLGEMGITVALLTGSTKKREREEIHRGLQDGSLQILIGTHALLEDVVSFQNIGLVIIDEQHRFGVAQRAKLWQKNTIPPHVLVMTATPIPRTLAMTLYGDLDVSVIDELPPGRKPITTFHAFDKKRLEVFQFIEKELLKGRQAYVVYPLIYESEKMDFRNLEEGYEQINNYFLPKGYKVGMVHGKLKPAEKDSEMRRFVTAETKILVSTTVIEVGVNVPNASIMVIESAERFGLSQLHQLRGRVGRGADQSYCILMTSYKISNDSRKRIDTMTATNDGFEIAEADLKLRGPGDIEGTQQSGLTCSLKVANLGKDTLILNEATRIANGILSEDADLIKEENQLFAIQIKRLFKTRITWRYIS, from the coding sequence ATGGAACTTGCAGGATTGAATATCAAATTTCTACCCGGTGTCGGTGAAAAGAAAGCTGCCGTGCTCTATGAGGAACTTCAGGTGCAGAGTTATGAGGATATGCTCTACCATGTCCCTTTCAAATACATCGACCGGAGTAAAATCTATTCCATCGCAGAATTGAACGGACGTCTGCCTTATATTCAGATCAAGGCTAAAATCCGTAATCTGAAAACCATCGGTGAAGGCAAAGCCTTGCGTATGACTGCAACGGCTTATGACGAGACAGGAACCCTGGAATTAGTCTGGTTCAAAGGATTTAAATTCCTGACCAACCAAATCGAACCCGACAAAGAATACCTGATTTTCGGACAACCTTCCGAATTCAACCACAAGCTGAATATTGTACATCCTGAAATCGACAGCTTTGAAAAAGCTTCCCAACTGTTGGTCGGTTTTCAAGCCGTCTATCCGACCACCGAAAAGATGAAAAAGGCTTTCCTAAACTCCAAAGCGATCAGCAAAATTCAGGATTCCATTTTTAAAACCATCAAAGGGAAAATCTCAGAGACCCTGCCAGCCTGGTTTATTCAGCAACACAAACTCATGTATCTGCATGAGGCTCTCTATAATATCCATTTCCCGGAAAATCCGGACATGCTGCGTAAAGCTTTATTCCGACTGAAATTTGAGGAACTATTTTACATCCAGCTGAATATCCTGAAACTCAAATACAAACGCAAAACTTATTTTAAAGGTCATGAGTTCAAAACGATCGGTGAATATTTCAACACATTCTATCATCGATACCTACCTTTCGAACTGACCGATGCACAAAAACGGGTGATTAAAGAAATCCGTCAGGATTGCGGCAGTGGGAAACAGATGAACCGGCTGTTGCAGGGAGATGTAGGCAGCGGTAAAACCCTGGTGGCTGTGATGTGTATGCTGATGGCGCTGGACAATTGTTGCCAGACCTGTCTGATGGCTCCCACCGAGATTCTGGCCACCCAACATTATGAAACGATCCAGGGCATGCTGGGAGAAATGGGGATCACCGTAGCTTTACTCACAGGATCGACTAAAAAACGCGAGCGGGAAGAAATTCACCGGGGCTTACAGGACGGTAGCCTGCAAATTCTGATCGGTACCCATGCTTTGCTCGAAGATGTGGTGTCTTTTCAGAATATCGGCCTGGTAATCATCGACGAGCAACACCGTTTCGGTGTAGCCCAACGTGCCAAACTCTGGCAAAAAAATACCATTCCTCCCCACGTACTGGTGATGACAGCCACCCCTATTCCCCGTACATTAGCTATGACTTTATATGGTGACCTCGATGTGTCGGTAATCGACGAACTTCCTCCGGGACGTAAACCCATTACTACTTTTCATGCTTTCGATAAAAAACGATTGGAAGTATTTCAGTTTATTGAAAAAGAACTGCTCAAAGGACGGCAGGCTTATGTGGTATATCCCTTGATCTATGAGTCGGAAAAAATGGATTTCCGGAATTTGGAAGAAGGCTACGAACAAATCAACAATTACTTCCTTCCCAAAGGATATAAAGTAGGCATGGTTCACGGTAAACTCAAACCGGCTGAAAAAGATTCGGAAATGCGCCGTTTTGTCACCGCAGAAACCAAAATACTGGTATCGACGACAGTCATCGAAGTGGGGGTAAACGTTCCCAATGCTTCTATTATGGTCATTGAAAGTGCCGAACGTTTCGGATTGTCACAGCTCCATCAGTTACGGGGACGGGTAGGCCGCGGCGCTGACCAATCGTATTGTATTCTAATGACTTCCTATAAGATTTCCAACGACTCCCGGAAACGCATCGATACCATGACCGCTACCAACGACGGTTTTGAAATCGCCGAAGCCGACCTGAAATTGCGTGGTCCCGGAGATATCGAAGGAACCCAACAAAGTGGCCTCACCTGCAGTCTAAAGGTGGCTAATCTGGGTAAAGACACCTTGATCCTCAACGAAGCAACCCGAATCGCCAACGGCATCCTGTCCGAAGATGCCGATTTGATCAAGGAAGAAAACCAACTCTTCGCCATCCAAATCAAACGCCTGTTCAAAACCCGCATTACCTGGAGGTATATTTCCTAG
- a CDS encoding cob(I)yrinic acid a,c-diamide adenosyltransferase yields MKIYTKTGDKGMTSLIGGKRVPKNSARLESYGTIDELNSFLGMIRSFPLEQVIAEELVEIQSRLFDVGGNLATDPEASANLKVPIGVTEEDIALLENGIDRMDAEVPPMKYFVLPGGNQCVSFCHMARTICRRAERRILDLAAETEVDGSVMKYVNRLSDYLFILARKIAYDSGCEEMKWVPRK; encoded by the coding sequence ATGAAAATTTATACAAAAACCGGTGATAAAGGAATGACTTCCCTGATTGGAGGAAAGAGAGTACCGAAGAATAGTGCACGTTTGGAATCTTATGGTACGATCGATGAATTGAATAGTTTTTTAGGCATGATCCGTTCTTTTCCTTTGGAGCAGGTGATTGCAGAAGAATTGGTGGAGATTCAGTCCCGCTTGTTCGATGTGGGAGGGAATTTGGCCACTGATCCTGAGGCGTCGGCCAATCTGAAGGTGCCTATTGGTGTGACGGAAGAAGATATTGCATTACTGGAAAATGGCATCGACCGGATGGATGCCGAAGTTCCTCCGATGAAATACTTCGTGTTGCCGGGTGGTAATCAGTGTGTTTCGTTTTGTCACATGGCGCGGACGATCTGCCGGCGTGCAGAACGGCGGATACTGGATCTGGCCGCAGAGACTGAGGTAGACGGGTCGGTGATGAAGTATGTGAACCGATTATCGGACTATTTATTTATCCTGGCACGTAAAATAGCATACGATTCGGGATGTGAAGAGATGAAATGGGTGCCGCGGAAATAA
- a CDS encoding DUF3332 domain-containing protein — MKKFITRAAVVILIGGMSVAIGGCYGPFRLTSKLHHWNGQVSQKKFVNELVFLGMCIIPAYEICILGDGLIFNSIEWWGGRNPISMKDGQQEEVKFAYEGQEYKVTKTKDQMTIALVNSDQKVDFRYFPEEKSWYQMNGENKVKVVEMKGKQVYTYLPNAKTLVFDESNMEEVETQVMSAR, encoded by the coding sequence ATGAAAAAATTTATCACACGGGCGGCAGTAGTTATTCTGATCGGAGGAATGTCGGTAGCTATCGGCGGATGTTACGGTCCTTTCCGTTTAACAAGCAAATTACACCATTGGAATGGACAAGTCTCTCAAAAGAAATTTGTCAATGAGTTGGTATTTTTAGGCATGTGTATCATTCCCGCTTACGAAATCTGTATTTTGGGAGACGGTTTGATCTTCAACTCCATCGAATGGTGGGGAGGCCGGAATCCGATCAGCATGAAAGACGGGCAACAGGAAGAAGTGAAGTTCGCCTATGAAGGCCAGGAGTACAAGGTGACAAAAACCAAGGACCAAATGACCATAGCCCTTGTAAACAGCGACCAGAAAGTCGATTTCAGGTATTTTCCGGAAGAAAAATCCTGGTATCAGATGAATGGGGAAAACAAAGTAAAAGTGGTTGAAATGAAAGGTAAACAAGTATATACTTACCTTCCGAATGCCAAAACCCTCGTCTTCGACGAAAGCAACATGGAAGAAGTCGAAACACAGGTGATGTCAGCCAGATAA
- a CDS encoding DUF4494 domain-containing protein yields the protein MTANWFEAKVKYMKVNEDGREKKVNEAYLLDAMSYTEAESRIMHEMESVISGDYYISSLKKSNITELVPSEDENDDRWYKAKVNIIDADEVSGKEKSTGQYYLVAASNINKALENLEKSLASFVVPYEIASLTDTQFMDVFPYFSDEEEQIPENLKPLTEEKTEEEI from the coding sequence ATGACTGCGAATTGGTTTGAAGCGAAGGTGAAGTACATGAAGGTGAACGAGGATGGGCGTGAAAAAAAAGTAAATGAAGCTTACCTGTTGGATGCGATGTCGTATACGGAAGCAGAGAGCAGGATTATGCATGAGATGGAATCGGTGATTTCGGGAGATTATTATATCAGTAGTCTGAAAAAATCGAATATTACGGAACTGGTTCCTTCGGAAGATGAAAATGACGACCGTTGGTATAAGGCGAAGGTAAATATCATCGATGCCGATGAAGTGAGCGGAAAAGAAAAATCCACCGGTCAGTATTATCTGGTGGCAGCCTCGAATATTAACAAAGCTTTGGAGAATCTGGAGAAAAGTCTGGCTTCTTTTGTGGTCCCTTATGAGATTGCCAGTCTCACGGATACTCAGTTTATGGATGTATTTCCTTATTTTTCCGATGAAGAAGAACAGATTCCGGAAAATCTGAAGCCGTTGACCGAGGAAAAAACGGAAGAGGAAATTTAG
- a CDS encoding DUF3467 domain-containing protein, translating into MDEQKQTQLEIDLSHEVAQGTYANLTIIAHSTSEFIIDFIRLMPGVTKPEVKSRIILTPENAKRLMLALQDNIWKYEQDNGTIRLASENQQPTGFPIDLEPKGQA; encoded by the coding sequence ATGGACGAACAAAAACAGACCCAACTGGAAATCGATCTGAGCCACGAGGTGGCCCAAGGCACTTATGCAAATCTGACGATCATAGCACATTCAACTTCGGAGTTTATTATCGACTTTATCCGTTTGATGCCCGGAGTAACGAAACCGGAAGTAAAAAGCCGGATTATTCTGACTCCCGAAAATGCCAAACGCCTGATGTTGGCTTTACAGGACAATATCTGGAAATATGAACAGGATAACGGTACGATACGCCTTGCTTCGGAAAACCAGCAACCGACAGGATTTCCTATCGATCTGGAACCGAAAGGACAGGCTTGA
- the aspA gene encoding aspartate ammonia-lyase, translating to MKTRIEHDLLGEKEVPADAYYGIQTLRGIENFQNISGITIGDYPNYVKALAMVKWAAAKANQELEILPDDIANAITRACEEIIGGKLHDQFPVDLIQGGAGTSTNMNINEVVANRALELMGHQKGEYQYCHPNNHVNMSQSTNDAYPTSFKLAFIFMNEELVADLKLLIQAFRAKGEEFKEVLKMGRTQLQDAVPMTMGQEFEAFAANLEEEVDRLNQMAKLFLEVNMGATAIGTGINSEPEYSSKCIKNLRIISGEEFVLASNLIEATPDAGSSVMYSSALKRLAVKLSKICNDLRLLSSGPRCGLNEINLPPMQPGSSIMPGKVNPVIPEVVNQICYRIIGNDLTVTFAAEAGQLQLNVMEPVMVHAIFSSIKMLQKGMDRLRILCVEGITANTQHCREMVLNSIGIVTALNPTLGYENSSRIAKRALKENRSVYDLVLEEGLLTKDELDQLLKPESMIKPHKFYKKK from the coding sequence ATGAAAACACGTATTGAACATGACTTGCTAGGCGAAAAAGAAGTGCCGGCAGATGCGTACTATGGTATACAAACTCTTCGGGGAATCGAGAATTTCCAGAATATCAGTGGGATCACCATCGGAGACTATCCGAATTATGTGAAAGCATTGGCTATGGTGAAATGGGCTGCTGCAAAGGCAAACCAGGAATTGGAAATCCTTCCGGACGATATTGCCAATGCAATTACCCGGGCTTGTGAAGAAATTATCGGAGGCAAACTCCACGATCAGTTCCCGGTCGATCTGATCCAGGGAGGAGCAGGTACTTCTACCAATATGAATATCAATGAAGTGGTTGCTAACCGGGCGTTGGAATTGATGGGACACCAAAAAGGTGAATACCAATACTGTCACCCGAACAACCATGTCAATATGTCTCAGTCGACTAACGATGCTTATCCGACTTCTTTCAAGTTGGCCTTCATCTTTATGAACGAGGAACTGGTTGCTGACCTGAAACTGTTGATCCAGGCATTCCGGGCTAAAGGAGAAGAGTTTAAAGAAGTGCTGAAAATGGGACGTACCCAGTTGCAGGATGCAGTGCCGATGACTATGGGACAGGAATTCGAAGCTTTTGCTGCAAACCTGGAGGAAGAAGTAGACCGGCTGAACCAGATGGCTAAATTGTTCCTCGAAGTGAATATGGGGGCAACTGCTATCGGTACAGGTATCAATTCCGAACCGGAATATTCTTCAAAATGTATTAAGAACTTACGGATCATCAGTGGAGAAGAATTTGTATTGGCTTCTAATCTGATCGAGGCTACTCCCGATGCCGGTTCATCTGTCATGTATTCATCAGCCCTGAAACGTTTGGCTGTGAAACTATCTAAAATTTGTAACGACCTGCGTTTATTATCCAGTGGCCCTCGTTGCGGCTTGAATGAAATCAACCTGCCGCCGATGCAGCCGGGTTCTTCTATCATGCCGGGTAAAGTGAATCCGGTAATTCCCGAGGTGGTAAACCAGATTTGCTATCGGATTATCGGTAACGACCTGACCGTAACCTTTGCTGCCGAAGCCGGACAGTTGCAGTTGAACGTGATGGAACCGGTTATGGTTCATGCCATCTTCAGTTCGATCAAGATGTTGCAGAAGGGTATGGATCGTTTGCGGATCCTTTGTGTTGAAGGCATTACTGCCAACACTCAGCATTGCCGTGAAATGGTATTGAACAGTATCGGTATCGTCACTGCCCTGAATCCGACTTTGGGATATGAGAATTCTTCCCGTATCGCTAAACGTGCTCTGAAAGAAAACCGTAGTGTTTACGATCTGGTACTCGAAGAAGGACTGTTAACCAAAGATGAACTGGATCAGTTGCTGAAACCCGAAAGTATGATCAAACCGCATAAATTCTATAAAAAGAAATAA